The following proteins come from a genomic window of Diorhabda carinulata isolate Delta chromosome X, icDioCari1.1, whole genome shotgun sequence:
- the LOC130901612 gene encoding serine/threonine-protein phosphatase 4 catalytic subunit: protein MGDTSDLDRQIEQLKRCEIIKESEVKALCAKAREILVEESNVQRVDSPVTVCGDIHGQFYDLKELFKVGGDVPETNYLFMGDFVDRGFFSVETFLLLLALKVRYPDRITLIRGNHESRQITQVYGFYDECLRKYGSITVWRYCTEIFDYLSLSAIIDGKIFCVHGGLSPSIQTLDQIRVIDRKQEVPHDGPMCDLLWSDPEDTQGWGVSPRGAGYLFGSDVVAQFNAANDIDMICRAHQLVMEGYKWHFNETVLTVWSAPNYCYRCGNVAAILELNEHLQRDFTIFEAAPQETRGIPSKKPQADYFL, encoded by the exons ATGGGCGATACTAGTGATTTGGACAGACAAATAGAACAGCTTAAAAGAtgtgaaattataaaagaaagtgAGGTCAAAGCCCTATGTGCTAAAGCAAGGGAAATTTTAGTTGAAGAAAGCAACGTTCAAAGGGTCGATTCTCCAGTTACg gTTTGTGGAGACATACACGGTCAATTTTATGATTTGAAGGAATTGTTTAAAGTAGGTGGTGATGTTCcagaaacaaattatttgttcatGGGCGATTTTGTAGATAGAGGATTTTTTAGcgttgaaacatttttgttacTATTAGCTCTTAAG gTTAGATATCCAGATCGTATAACTCTCATTAGGGGTAATCACGAATCACGTCAAATAACACAAGTTTATGGTTTTTATGATGAATGTCTAAGAAAATATGGCTCTATTACAGTTTGGAGATACTGTACAGAAATATTCGATTATCTCTCTCTGTCTGCCATCATCGatggtaaaatattttgtgtcCATGGCGGTCTTTCGCCTTCTATACAGACTTTAGACCAAATTAGAGTAATTGATAGAAAACAAGAAGTACCTCACGACGGGCCTATGTGCGATTTGCTTTGGAGTGATCCCGAAG ACACACAGGGTTGGGGAGTATCACCGAGAGGTGCAGGATATTTGTTCGGATCTGACGTAGTAGCACAATTCAATGCTGCCAATGATATTGACATGATATGTCGTGCCCATCAATTAGTTATGGAAGGATACAAATGGCACTTTAACGAGACTGTATTAACCGTTTGGTCGGCCCCAAATTATTGTTACAG gTGTGGTAACGTAGCAGCCATTTTAGAACTTAATGAACATTTACAAAGGGATTTCACGATATTCGAAGCAGCACCTCAAGAAACGAGAGGAATACCTTCGAAAAAACCGCAGGCCGACTACTTTCTATAA